ACCTCACTAGAAAGTTTGATGAAGGtggaaatgatgctgaaactagtcACAAAGATATAGAATCTTCTAAGTCTCAATAGTTAACACAGTACATTATTAAATGACGTTAATTTAACAAATTCGAATGTAATTATTATAGAATTTTTTAGCCTACATTTTTCACTGTCTTCCTCAAATTAGTCTCCACTGGTTTCAATGTACTTGTCACAGTGTTTCTGCCATAGAAGCCATGTTTTGATAGGTCCTCCAGGATTGCTTCAGCAGATTTCACAACTTCTTAAGACTGAAGGAGAATCCCACAAAGGTGTTTCTTGAACTTTGgaaacagaaatatatatatattttatcaccAGATGCCAAGTCCGTACTGTAGGGAGGTTGAGGGAGACCATTATTTAGTGAGACACTCCATGACTGCCTTTGCAATGTGAGGCAGTGCATTTCCTGTTGTATTGAGATGTGGTCGTTTTTACCAGACATGATTTTTCTACATCTTCAGTACACTTTTATACTAAccataaggtccacacctgtggagtaacggctagcgcgtctggccgtgaaaccaggtggcccaggttcgaatcccggtcggtgcaagttacctggttgagattttttccagggttttccctcaacccaatacgagcaaatgctgggtaactttcagtgctggaccccggactcatttcaccggcattatcaccttcatttcattcagacgctaaataacctagatgttgatacagcgtcgtaaaataacccaataaaatttaaaaaaaaaactaaccatAAGTTGTCCTATCATAGTTATGTGTACTGGTACTGTACAACATGCTGATAAACCTTTCCTTGAATGTGAATAAATAAGATGGCCAGCCATGATTTTTCTGCAGATTCCATTACTTTGGCGTTCTTTGTTGTTTGTGATGACGAAAATTTTTCACACATAGGATAGCACAAAGCTATTATGCTCTCAGAGTCAATATGATGCAACTAAGTCTCATCTACAGTTATGATCTGGGGAAAAAAATCCTTTCTCCTCTTACATCCTTTCGAGATCCACTCAACCCTGCATGTGAACCTCCTGTCGTTCAGGAGTTTAAGCAGTGTTGGAACCCATTATGCATTAGCATGTATCATGTGCAGTTTTCCTGTTACCAGTGAATGACAGCACCTAATGAAATGTTCAGGATCTCTGACAGATATTTTATTATTCGTCTATCTTCCCTCACCACTGCAGCAGCAGTGTTAATGTTCATGTCTGTGAGAGCTGTCATTGGGACCCCAGAAATCATTTCTTTTGAAGATGACTGCCTTCTATCTTTGGACATTTTGCGAAATCTACAAGCAGTACTATAGAATAGAACAGACTTACCACAAGCATGCTTTAGCATTTCGTACGCCCCAGTACACGATTTTTTAAAGACACAAGCAACATTTCAGAGTAGCGCATTGTTCCTCAAGAGTTAACTCCATTGTGTCATAGTTGAAACCCCTATCACATAATTATATGCGATATGGGGCGAAACTGAGAATGTCTCAACTTGATCATCTGTTGCAGGTTAAAACAGGAAATAAAATGTATGATATCATTATTACGTAATAACAGATGAGGCGTTATATTTACCATATaacacaaatttaaattttaaattcaaaactgTGCAAACGAAAAAATCTTGGTCATTCACCACTGACCAGGTTACATACaaaatcaaaatgaaaaataattttctacgACAGACAAAATACAATATCTAACAGTAAGTATGCTTAATTTATATTGCAGAATGGAAGAATTTTAAACTTCAAATCCGAGGGTGAAGTGAAAGGCGTAAGTGGTTTTGCTGGAGATATCTGGGAGAATATGGCTAAAGCTTTGAATTTTTCGTAAGTAAAAGAAAGGCAGTTTTATACTATTGATAATATGTTAATTATggttttcattgttattattattattttaaaacacatttcAAATAAGTTATTTATAAGAATACTTCGTTAGACATAGAGGAGAGgggagaaaaagaagaatgacAGCATTATCAAAAGAGAGGATTACCTCTAGCTCAGGATTCTCACATTGTGGTACGCGGAAGTTTGGTAGGTGGTATGtctttaaatttgtaaaaataaccAATTGCTTCATTTAAAAGTGCGCAATAAATACTCGCCTGTCAGTATGCAATTAGTTTCTAATGTTGACGATAGTAATGAATGATTTTTTCGGCAACTGTTTTTTCATAACTTCCAAAAATAAATGTCGATCGATATTTGCAAAGTTTTCTGAGGAAAATTATATTCGTCTCAGTCCTGAAGTGGTAGCTGAAATACAGGAGCACTGAGATCTTAGTTCGGGACTTCGGTAAAAAATAACCAAATTTTCTTACTGATGAActattaacttatttaaattaagtaaataacgacttcactgtgttaacattttaaattatggtgttattttCTGATGCAGATGATAATTAACCTTGCACTTAATACAAAATGCATagtatgtttttttattataatgtattcCATTGCCCCCTTCAATCTACACAGTTGTATCATTTCCACTCTATATATATCCTCAGTCTGGTTATAAATTCGTATTCTCACTGTACAGGATTTTCCACTCTGAaatcaaaatgtttatatttgaCATTTTGATTCTGAGTAACTTAGCCTTGCCAGGATTAAACTTCACGAGCTGCCACTGGTTATACATCCATGAGCAAGCAACAAAAGCTCGATCAGTATCTGCTACTAATAACACATATCTCTTGATTCAATCAGGTTAAATGGGAGGCAAGTGGAAAAATCTGGCGTGAGATTTATTCAACAGAAGGACAGTTGGAGCGGTCTTCAGAAAGATCTGGAGCAAGGGCACATCGATGTCATCCCATTTCTGGAAGTGGAGAGTAGCATACCAAATAATACAGATTTCACTCAGCCCTTCTACATGTCAGGgtattatattcaatttttgttaaaattcttATCATAACTTACTCTGCTCAGATGTACAGACTGATACACTCACtgtgtaattgaagggttcagagccatagagggaaaaacggaaaaagcaagggttaaagttaagtgaataccatagtttaatgtatattgacatatcatttagttttaatgtgcatatattattatattattacgatgtaccgaagtacatatgatatttccgtatggacattgtgccactgtcatacatctatgacacaatgcatgagggtaggcaactagagggaacccaagagttggaactttaactgagaggattcaatccgacatcgggatgggaatccggtgtggcttagtggatagagtgtcagcatgtagagctgaaaacctgggttcaaatcccggtgccggagagaatttttctctgttccactcatccttcatcatatgatgacgcagaatttctgcacagaaatatcatatgtacttcggtacatcgtaataataggcctatatgatatgcaaaaaataatcacttagtattttaagacggcgcttactccgtcggatcccggccacttagtcactcataaggagtgcacttctgcacatgtatggacattgtgccactgtcatacatctatgacgcagtgcatgagggtaggccactagaggaaacccaagaggtggaacttaaactgagaggattcaatacaacatcgggatgggaatccagtgtggcttagtgaatagagcgtcagcacgtagagctgaaaacccagattcaaatcccagtgccagagagaatttttctctgttccactcatccttcatttaatgtgcatactttatattaattgctatatgtttcattaaattatggttctcacttaattttaacccttgtttcctacgtTTTTAATACATGGCACTTGGtacactatggctctgaacccttcaattgtgcatcctgtgttaattattttgtagctAATGTCAGACTTTTAATGAATAAAGTGAAGATGGAATTTATATTATCAtctcataaaattattattattatatataataaaagaattaaacaCTCATATACAGTAATGACTTGAGTAATGAATGTGCAGAATATTTTAACTACCAAATATGCTTGAGCGAAGTATTACGTCAGTTTGCAATTGGCAGTGCTGAACACGATATATTTCCCCTCCATAGTATGCTTCCATATGAACAATGTGTGGCTGAGGGATTGGCATGCTGCAATGAGAGCCACAACTGACTCTGAAACAGGCATCTGACACTTCTGATTTAAAGTAAAATAGAAGCATAGCTATTTTTTTTTAGGATCAAACAGCCATAACCATTTGAAATTGGAACTATGTTCATACGTGATTTAACAATACACTTTTTTTTCTCTTAGGAAcacttttatttactcaaaatagcTTCTAAAATCATatcctaaaattatatttctttgtaaaTTACCTTGTAAAAATAGTATTCTGTTATatgaaatactaaaaaaaaaatgtacacacatTGTTAGGTAATgaatagagatggtagattttaggaacttaaagttaaaaatttaacactataaaaatcaaatttaacattttatagtacttgtaatgttagaaattatcattttgtagcgttttggggtggaacattttttacggAAAGTTTGGTGGTAGAAATTTAATATTATCAATGTGTTAACAGGGCATTTTGTAGATTTTccagttaaaattcttgaaaataataagtaaaagaacaaattataaaattactatgaacattaaaaaaagtacgatgaaagagtaatggaacggagaaaatttctctccggcgccgggatttgaacctgggttttcagctctacctgctgatgctttatccactaagccacaccggatacaaccctggcgtcggatagaatcgtctcagattaagctccaactcttgggttccctctagtggccgccctctgcactacgtcatagatgtctatgaacgtaggaccgaagtccacacatgtgctgaggtgcactcgttatgagtgactagtttggccgggatctgacggaataagcgccgtcttaaatcacgaagtgatttacgcatatcatatatattattttaatgtaccgaagtacatatgatatttccatgcagatattctgcgtcatcggcgccggagagaatttttctccgttccattactctttcatcgtatgatgacgcagaatatctgcatggaaatatcatatgtacttcggtacattaaaataatatatattaaaaaaagtgCCAAAAATATGTTGTGATTTTAACCCAACTCACCTTGTCATCAATAACATGCAACATGTTTGTAAGTGAACACTGGACTTAAAGAGGTCGAATATTATACCATCAGCACTAGAGAGATTAGTTTAAAACTAGAGATAATGGTGGTATCAGATGGGTCACATTCCTGTGCTATTTATACTGTAAAAACTAACATGGAAAGATGaccaaagtattaaaaaaaatgtaagaatctATATGTGGTGGAGTCTTCAggtaaattctaattttttttttttacaaaaacacaaaaatgtctcataaaatataatttcgttcTTATTTCCCAGAAACACACACATTTTGCAATTTATTGCGAATTAAAAAACTACAGTACGGCCCTAATATACTTAGCATGCTTTCAAATTTTGACCAATGGCCATTGTTATTTTTGTCATTTTCCCATATGAACCCAGTTGTGTAGgccaatttaccaacagagtcacTGGCCATGGTGCgccataggagactggtctaTGTTACACCTACGATGAGATGAGAttgtgatggagatttgttgggatgccacagaggaATCGGAGATCCTGGAGAAAACTTCTGCTTCTTGGtccatgggcttgcccaacacaagttataaattgggggtACACCGGGGATCAAACCTGGGTCCACAATACTATAAGTCCAGTGCTCCAGTCAATAGACCAGCATGGCGGCTGCTTTcaaatatatacttatttttacaGCATTTGGGCACATTTAACATGACTgcaaaaatctaccatctctagtaatgaagtaattgtaattattattattattattattattattattattaagactttactgtactccaaccacgagaaagtctttggggactgagacgaagcagggtaatgctgtgaatgaatgttgatgtcataaggtcacacacgtgggtacttgtatctgtattggctagctctcacagcacaaacaataacaatgatacacacacacatattgatactaccctagttacaaaattagatcactgttaatctcctggtcttttaatctctccatacaggaaacaacatatgcaggagagcgcatggtttttaaactgacgttataacagtaatatctatctacttcgctccaatagatgacgcaatagtaagcacattcctttcacggttgagcTCCTGGTTGGATAACAGTAGAAGAAAACTTTCGGGTTTTACATATTTTACTTGGAACCAatatttccaacgtttcgaaattcaacattttataattattaaggcCTTCCTTTCATGCATGTCTGTTTACcatgaaaattgtttgtgattatCAGATTTCACCTGTTTGTGAAGGGAGAGGAGCACTTCTCTTGGATCTGGCCCTTGACCCCCTTCTCTCAGACTCTGTGGTTCGCTATTGTCGCATGTATCATCACGGCCACCAGCTCTGCGTATGTCAGTAACAGAATGGTCATTAGGGACCAAAAATATCGGCCTGACTTTTTCAGCAATTTCCTGCATATCTATGGCTTCTTCTGTTGTCAAGGTGAGTGTAGATACAGAATCATTAACAAACAGTAATTTGGTATTTAGTTGATTTCTATACATGCAAAGaatagtgaagtacattccatcATTTCAGGTGGTTTTGGTCTCTCTTTTTAGGTCACGAATCTTTTCGGTCATACAATAAGACGTGACATTAAGATACAATTATACTCGAGTAATGCGATGTTTCGATACCACGGACATAATGGTCATCCGATTGTGTTGGCTGTATGGTAGCAGTATCCATCATTCGATTGTATTGTCTGTATGCTAGCAATGTACTTCATTCGTATTTGGTTTGgaattattttaattctcattcTATCACTGGCATTCGTCTGAAGGAGTTCTGTTTTTCCCAAGCAGTGTGGAAACGCAAAGCAGGTATGGGATTGCAGAGTAAGTACAATACAAACGGAAGCCGGTAAAAACCAGGCAACCATGTTTTTTGGTTTGCCATTTGTTCCACTGTCCACTGTGACTGACATCATGAATTTTATAACGGATAAATGCGATGATAATCTGCAAGAGCTCGTGCAATATATAGACCAGGTATACATATCAGGCATATGAGGCAGGGGCAGCCAACGACCTCGCCCATCAATGttcttttttattggttattttacgatgctgtatcaagttacttacttatggcttttagagaacccggagataaATTTCCACtctcatataagcctgccatcggtccctatcctgagcaagattaatccagtccctaccataatatcccacctccctcaaatccattttaatattatcctcccatctacgtctcggcctccccaaaggtctttttgtctctggcctcccaactaacactctataagcatttctggattcgcccatatgtgctacatgtcctgcccatttcaaacgtctggatttaatgttcctaattacgtcaggtgaagaatacaatgcgtgcagttctgcgttgtgtaagtttctttattctcctgtaacttcatcctctcagccccaaatatttttctaagcatcttattctcaaacacccttaatctctgtgaaagtcaagtttaacaaccatacagaacaaacggtaatataactgttttataaattctaactttcagcttttttgacagcagactagatgacaaaagcttctcaaccaaataataacacgcatttcccatatttattctgcgtttaatttcctcccgagtgtcatttatatttgttactgttgctccaagatatttgaatttttcaccttttcaaaagataaatttccaatttttatatttccatttcgtactaagttctggtcacaagacataatcatatactttctctttccgggatttacttccaaacctatatctttacttgcttctagtaaaattcccgtgttttcctaacatattcacgtcatctacatagacaagcagctgatgtaacccgttcaattccagcatctcaggttatttagcatctgaatgaaataaaggtgataatgctagtgaaatgagtcctgggtccagggtgcgaattaactggAGGAATGGGGGGGGGGATTTCCTCCCCTGTAGAAAAGTTATCTCCCTctgataaatttatattaacatccTACCAGGGATAACTTTTATCCTCCCtcacaaaatgtaattgttttaacacgagtatatgtactttataaagtataaagtaagcaaagaaaataatactgatctattatcatcaccggcaagctgacaacaatcaataacttaggaattacacatcttatcttaagcctgctcagggatataattattattattatgatcaagataaaAGACAGTGCGACCAAACATTGAGtcatatcgaatgaggataataataataatcttatgtaccggtatggtattctctatctagtaTTATATCCTCTacccccatcagaaatcttaattcacaccctgtccagcaccgatagttacccagcatttgctcattttgggttgagggaaaaccccggaaaaaatctcaattaggtaacttgccccgaccggaattcgaatctgggccacctggtttcacagtcagacgcgctaaccattactgcacaggtgtggacctccatCAATTTTCCCGCGGAAATACGGAATGCTTATAATGCATGTATCACTGGTGAACAAAGGACAAACAATGCTGTCGAAGGCTAGCACAAGTTCCAGAAAGCCGTTTCTACACGTCACCCTTCTCTCTGGAAATTTATAGATAGCTTAAAGCAGAATAACATGACAATGACCAAGATATTATAAGGCTTCTTGGAGGACAGAGGAATGTGAAACCAATGAAGAGTTTGGACTtcagtaatttaaaaataaataaataaatacataaataaagtaagaaaaacaGCTGGGAAAATTTAGAGGGAAGGGAGTAGGTCCTTTTTTAGGTTTCATCCCGACAATTGTCTTCGTGCCCGAGAGAACCATGGAAAAACCATGGGTAAGGTGAGTGTCCTACTGACGACAAGCCAATAGGAAGCCATACTAAGGGTTATTAAGCCGCGAATCTCGAATAGTAGATAATTGCAAGACCACAAAGATGGCagaataattgtaaaatatatgaaattgCATTGGCTTTGGTTGAATCTTGAAGGCTGTCTGTTTCAAGTTTCTCCTCTTTACAGGTTCTGCGCCTTCTAGTTCTGGCATCTCTGTCCGCACAGTTACTCTGTGCTCCTCACTTTTAGCAACTGTGCTGATCCAAGCATACTCTGCCACACTGGTGTCACACATTGCTGCAGTGACCCAACAGGAACCTCCTTTTCAAGACCTCCATGGCTTGCTGCATTCTCGCTACTCACTGGCTGTCGTCAAGGGAAGTTACATTCATTCCAAGCTTCAGGTAAGAATTACATCTTATAATTTACTTTCGAAGTTGGGGCCTAACTCCTTAAGAGGGGATATACAGGTTtgagagtaaaaaaaaagtaatttttaaatttattttagataTGACCATAAACGTACAAGCGTGCGCTTACTTAGCTCTACACACATGAAATATGTTTAACACTTATTTCCcgtaacttgtatttttcaaaaccatttttgtgataactcggtaagtttttaagatattgcagtaaaattttgcatgcAATTATCTTTCATACTTATGAACAAGATGAACTACTGTAACATTTATAgtatatttttaaacaatattttttacctaaaaaacattaaaaatttaacttctcatatgaaattaaaaaaaatatactgccGTTTAGACGTTTCCAAGATTGTAGTTCATATTGTTTATTCGACATTCAGGAATAAATCCGGTTTTCGTCCGACAGTTCGGTTTTACTCTCTGTTGTTCGGTGCCAGATTGAATAATTTGTCCGGGATGTGAtttgtgagttttttttttttttttttttttacaaaatattgtatttagcTAATTCTTCTGTTATACAAGATTTTAAAGCTATTTAAAGTTACtttcttttaaaatgacaaaTTCCAAGTGCAAAAGTGATTATTCTCTCTCTGTTTACTTCTCTTTTCACACTCACCAATATTTGGAGCCAAGGGACAGCTTACAAgagttttcaaattttcaatttgtttattacattttttattcccTATTCAGGCCCTCGAAAACGCGGGAACCACAgcataattgatttatttattttatgtatttgttgttaaaattttaaaaggaacatatTACATTTGCTACTAGTGTTAATTTGGTACTGGAAATACTGATCCACATCTCCCACTTTCTATAAATATTGTGTGCTCCATTTTCGATTACAGGAAAGTTGGCAACACTAGTACTCCTTTAACATGGAACATATTTAAGGGGACACTACACTAGAAGTGACAActttttacataatcatttttttttcaaccaaattttgagaacatgtttactatgtaaagaactaataaaattcaaattttgaactccGAAATGATTTTGGcttttgattatttttctatttttttttttttttagaaatattttcaaacccaagctTTTAGTAGAAGATCTGAATTTTTAAGCTTCCTCTTTTAtgttttttggttacattcacaagacacagagaaacatttctatgcattcattttatggaatatcttatttattcattttgaaacattcttttttttttttaattttgagaatttactttttctataatctgtgaagcattaagatcagaagaaactacagttcaaaagtattggaaagcacgactgctaatggcttcattgccaaatgcaaggcactagacaagaACAACaactttttctataatttatttttaaaaaataataaaataaactagcagcattttttacaaaataaatacacagaaacatgcagctaccttatAAATACGTCCaggaaaaatttcatccagattgattaatatttggcataaaaaagtttgtgttgaatcaagaaaaataaacttacggaaaaatggatttgaatgtaaaatgaatatttatgtaacacatacctattaaaattctcttctgctacattcatctagtaactagaacaaaaagttactagatttgtaatcagaaattaaaaaagaattatttgATGGAAAAATCATTTTGACAggtctttaaatgccacgcctccttacagtcttaatttaaaaataattaaacatagtTGTAaccagaattgaactaaatccatttggggtatgaaaaatATACAtccattctaaagaagtgaaatgcaTAGTCAATAAATGTTTTgggaaattttcatgattttcagtggaattTTCCCTTAAGCTGAGAAATAAATAAGATTTTGCCTCCAGAGATAATGTTCTATCACCACCAAGTACAATGATTCCCCCAGTCTCTGTAGCTGTTTTGCAACtgcatttcgctacctattgcagctccccaaattcatcacaatgatgGGTGGGCataggtcccatacactgactagaatttcatgagaaaattccttccccatgaagactcgaactagGGCTCAAGTCCAGACGtaatgccttagatcacgatgcTACGGTGCAGGAACAAACCACCAGATAACATTACTATATTACATGCCAGGAAGTCTCTTTTGCTATGAAGTCAACAAGCATCCCACCCTGTGCATGTTTTATGGGGATACAGTGCCCTTCCAGAAGAAAACACAAAATACATATGACAAACATTTCATGTTGCAAACATATTACAAATACAAATCTTAATTTACATTCATTAGAACAAACTTACATTTTACAAACGTTACATGGCAccatatttaatgtatataatactCAAGTGCAGTCAATTGTTTTAGTAAGATAAATAAGGAGAATTCGTGTGGAGCAGTTAAACCATGCTGTTACAGTGACAAtcaaatacacaatgtcgccaacatgaTGGAACATTATATGTGGTCCTTACAATATAGCTTACAGCAGCTGCAAGTATTTTCGTAAAAGAAAAGTTAtttcccctggaccaaaaatacaacacTACAGTGGCCATAATATTtaccaataattgattaaatggcgatcttacttgtgttaattgtgtaagcatgtgcggcttacagctgtttcggtgtgttcgattgttgaaaagtgttcaaCAATCGAAAtgtacccacacaacaggcagcgaagttcgagatgacgccaatatctagtaggttctgaggatggtgtaaagaagcaccgaaacagctgtaagccgcacatgcttacacaattaacataagtaagatcgccattttgtacaaaagattcaacatggataatatT
This sequence is a window from Periplaneta americana isolate PAMFEO1 chromosome 2, P.americana_PAMFEO1_priV1, whole genome shotgun sequence. Protein-coding genes within it:
- the LOC138695171 gene encoding glutamate receptor ionotropic, delta-1-like, producing the protein MLTVEVNVNKYNGRILNFKSEGEVKGVSGFAGDIWENMAKALNFSLNGRQVEKSGVRFIQQKDSWSGLQKDLEQGHIDVIPFLEVESSIPNNTDFTQPFYMSGFHLFVKGEEHFSWIWPLTPFSQTLWFAIVACIITATSSAYVSNRMVIRDQKYRPDFFSNFLHIYGFFCCQGSAPSSSGISVRTVTLCSSLLATVLIQAYSATLVSHIAAVTQQEPPFQDLHGLLHSRYSLAVVKGSYIHSKLQNAAGDIYEDIWKKSTFLVESFEEAMIEVCYGQVAIFIPLEMHENNQCKVMAIKGLYFSSWRASGLVKGFPCKNSIDTTILHLREIGIFNLLKARYFPHLMHLQRHLQSTSNIENGVQLYEAIPIFTLYAVGLILAVTFVLLEKAITSCTYNRYVLI